The sequence below is a genomic window from Lodderomyces elongisporus chromosome 2, complete sequence.
ACATCAGAACAAAGCACATCTCTGACACAAGCACCACTTTCAACACCTTCTACGGAgtcaaagaaattgaaatccAAGCCAATTGTTGAACCACGTACAAGACACAACACGCACACTTTGGAAGAGTTTCTCACACTTATTGGCCGTAACTGTATTGAACACTCTGATGTTTTTGAAGGCTCATTGGagaagtttttgaaaaccaGCAGCttggaaatgaaagaagCAGGCATTGAGACGAGAACGAGAAGATACTTGTTAAGATGGAGACATAAGTTTGTCAATGACTTGGAACCTTTGAGAGAACACAAGCGAGGCAAGAAGCgtaatggtggtgaaagaaagcaaaaagcagtTCTTGGTGTAAGGAgagcaaagaagaaattggaagaaagaaatgaatACAATAGATTAGAAGCTGAGGCAGAGGCAAGAGGCGAAAGGGTGTTTTAAAAGTGtataattttttgatttttccaATAGTGGGAGAAATACAGGGTTCAGATGTATATAGCAAATCAGAAGAAACATCATAAAGTGAGAGTTAATAGCTTAAAATATGTATTGTAACaccatttttctttgcctTTCTCCACCGTTTTTCccttatttttctttccctgcttcccttttcctcttAATTTCTTACTTCTTCAGCTTATGATTTGTATCAAAGATGATTAATCTATGAAGTGAAGAAAGCTTTTTTTGatgaatatatacatatgtatatatatatatatatgtatctaCATGATTTGGTAGCGCGagattgttttctttttttttatttggtcggtttgtttgtttgtttaccATTCAAATCGTGATTTTCGTGTTATACTAACCTacaaattaaataaaacatCCTCCACTTTTCTccacaacaacataaaAGTCAACTGCTTCACGTCAATATATACGAACTCGATGGACGCGTTGATAAGCTCGTATCTACGGCTACTGAACCGTGACCCACTCTCGGCATCAAAAACTGAAAATTTACCAAACTTTGACTTGAAACGAATGGAATCCACCGTGTTACAATCACTCGAAAAACAACTCTTTGAGAATGTAAATTTACAAACTTCAAATCAACTAGACTCTATGTGCATGAAATTTGAATTCCTATGCCAAATATAtaagaaaagcaaagatgCAGGCAATTGGCTCAAAACTCTAAAGAGACATC
It includes:
- the FYV4 gene encoding telomere length regulation protein, with translation MFRTLIRSLRQPSIYKATPSVRCLASTPVFRFPETSEQSTSSTQAPLSTPSTESKKLKSKPIVEPRTRHNTHTLEEFLTLIGRNCIEHSDVFEGSLEKFLKTSSLEMKEAGIETRTRRYLLRWRHKFVNDLEPLREHKRGKKRNGGERKQKAVLGVRRAKKKLEERNEYNRLEAEAEARGERVF